A single window of Tepidamorphus gemmatus DNA harbors:
- the otnI gene encoding 2-oxo-tetronate isomerase yields the protein MLRFAANISTMFTELPFRARFAAARMAGFPAVEFQFAYDHEPGELAAELQVNGLTQVLLNTPPGDFEAGERGLAALPGRELAFETAMEKAFAYADALGCTMIHVMAGIPDVSVDPDRAMRTFVSNLQQAAAEAKRHGVTLLIEPINRRDVPGYFLSRNETARRVIETVAADNLGLQFDVYHRQIVQGDLVHGLREDFDIIRHIQIANPPERTDPGQGEINFDCIFKEIAALGYKGWIGCEYTPKGRTLDSLAWYEPFRPLRKPS from the coding sequence ATGCTGCGATTCGCCGCAAACATCTCGACCATGTTCACCGAGCTGCCGTTCCGCGCCCGCTTCGCGGCAGCGCGAATGGCCGGCTTCCCGGCGGTCGAGTTCCAGTTTGCCTATGATCACGAGCCGGGCGAACTTGCTGCCGAGCTGCAGGTCAACGGTCTCACCCAGGTGCTGCTGAACACGCCGCCGGGCGATTTCGAGGCGGGCGAGCGGGGGCTCGCGGCGCTGCCCGGTCGCGAGCTCGCCTTCGAGACGGCGATGGAGAAGGCATTCGCCTATGCCGATGCGCTCGGCTGCACCATGATCCACGTCATGGCCGGTATCCCGGATGTCAGTGTCGATCCCGACCGGGCGATGCGGACCTTCGTGTCAAACCTCCAGCAGGCTGCCGCCGAGGCGAAACGGCACGGCGTGACGCTGCTGATCGAGCCGATCAACCGGCGCGACGTGCCGGGCTATTTCCTGTCCCGCAACGAGACCGCCCGCCGGGTCATCGAGACGGTCGCCGCCGACAATCTCGGCCTGCAGTTCGACGTCTATCACCGGCAGATCGTCCAGGGCGACCTCGTTCACGGCCTGCGCGAGGATTTCGACATCATCCGCCACATTCAGATCGCGAACCCGCCGGAGCGGACCGATCCGGGTCAGGGGGAGATAAATTTCGATTGCATCTTCAAGGAGATCGCGGCGCTCGGCTACAAGGGCTGGATCGGCTGCGAATACACCCCGAAGGGCCGCACCCTCGACAGCCTTGCCTGGTACGAACCGTTCAGGCCGTTGCGCAAGCCGTCCTGA
- a CDS encoding NAD(P)/FAD-dependent oxidoreductase: protein MMRPDIVVIGAGMIGASAALALARAGVSVTLIGPREPDDKATATGPFASHYDEGRITRIADPDPLWAGWAAESIACYPDIEAASGIRFHHPVGSVRVAPAGSPGLARARAAARALGAAVEEIDGRELAARCPAFATHEGVAVLWEAAPAGHVNPRRKVAALKVAALRAGARLIETEATAVATGPGGAEVALASGERVACGRVLVATGPHARDRRLVPVLPDLKPVGRTVVLFEVAADDPQFRAMPSFIVGLDPAAPDTSFYGVAPVPYPGGGLWLKAGNGCIDSPLPDGAAVRDWFQSGGSQEEARRIRAEVLTVFPALSAARWRTEPCALVETVSGRPFIGRVPGWERIGIALGCNGYAAKSCIALGRIAAGMICDDGWSGSQEAGPLRPVWAAP from the coding sequence ATGATGCGCCCCGACATCGTGGTGATCGGCGCCGGCATGATCGGCGCCTCGGCAGCGCTGGCTCTGGCCAGGGCCGGCGTCTCGGTCACGCTGATCGGTCCGCGCGAGCCTGACGACAAGGCCACGGCCACTGGGCCCTTCGCCAGCCATTACGACGAGGGGCGCATCACGCGGATCGCCGATCCCGACCCGCTGTGGGCGGGCTGGGCCGCGGAATCGATCGCCTGCTACCCCGACATCGAGGCGGCGAGCGGCATCCGCTTCCATCATCCGGTCGGGTCCGTCCGCGTCGCGCCGGCCGGATCGCCGGGACTGGCGCGGGCGCGGGCAGCCGCCAGGGCGCTCGGCGCGGCGGTCGAGGAGATCGACGGGCGCGAGCTGGCTGCCCGCTGCCCGGCCTTCGCAACGCACGAGGGCGTCGCGGTGCTCTGGGAAGCCGCACCGGCCGGCCATGTCAATCCGCGCCGCAAGGTCGCGGCGCTGAAGGTGGCCGCGCTGCGCGCCGGCGCCAGGCTGATCGAGACGGAAGCGACGGCCGTGGCCACCGGTCCGGGCGGGGCCGAGGTCGCCCTGGCGTCGGGCGAGCGGGTCGCCTGCGGGCGGGTGCTGGTCGCGACCGGTCCGCATGCCCGCGACCGCCGGCTCGTGCCGGTGCTGCCGGACCTGAAGCCTGTCGGCCGCACCGTCGTACTGTTCGAGGTGGCGGCGGACGATCCGCAGTTCCGGGCAATGCCGAGCTTCATTGTCGGCCTCGACCCGGCAGCGCCCGACACGTCCTTCTATGGTGTGGCGCCGGTGCCCTATCCGGGCGGCGGGCTGTGGCTGAAGGCCGGCAACGGTTGCATCGACAGCCCGTTGCCCGACGGTGCGGCGGTGCGGGACTGGTTCCAGTCCGGCGGCTCGCAGGAGGAAGCGCGGCGCATCCGCGCGGAGGTGCTGACGGTGTTTCCCGCGCTGTCGGCCGCGCGCTGGCGCACCGAGCCCTGCGCCCTTGTCGAAACAGTCAGCGGCCGCCCGTTCATCGGCCGGGTGCCGGGCTGGGAGCGGATCGGCATCGCGCTCGGCTGCAATGGCTATGCGGCGAAATCCTGCATCGCTCTCGGACGGATCGCCGCCGGGATGATCTGCGACGACGGCTGGTCCGGATCACAGGAAGCAGGCCCGCTGCGGCCGGTCTGGGCAGCACCCTGA
- a CDS encoding ABC transporter permease has product MRKGPTLFNVVSITLGFAFLYIPIILLVIYSFNAGRNVAIWAGWSTRWYVAMLQNQQLLDAAWVTLRVALLSASIATVLGTLAAIALVRHGRFAGRTLFSGMVYAPLVMPEVITGLSLLLLFVAINFDRGFWTVTIAHITFSMCFVAVVVQSRLVTFDRSLEEAAMDLGCPPFKTFFVVTLPIILPAVIAGWMLAFTLSLDDLVIASFTTGPGATTLPMRIYSSVRLGVTPEINAVSTVLIAVVTVGVVSASLITKRQEVERQRAERLAAAP; this is encoded by the coding sequence ATGAGGAAGGGCCCCACCCTGTTCAACGTGGTGTCGATCACGCTCGGCTTCGCGTTCCTCTACATCCCGATCATCCTGCTGGTGATCTACTCGTTCAACGCCGGACGCAACGTGGCGATCTGGGCCGGATGGTCGACCCGATGGTACGTGGCGATGCTGCAGAACCAGCAGCTTCTCGACGCCGCCTGGGTGACGCTGCGGGTTGCATTGCTGTCGGCCTCGATCGCCACCGTGCTCGGCACGCTGGCGGCGATCGCGCTCGTCCGGCACGGGCGCTTCGCCGGCCGCACGCTGTTCTCCGGCATGGTCTATGCCCCGCTGGTAATGCCGGAAGTGATCACCGGCCTGTCGCTGCTCTTGCTGTTCGTCGCGATCAACTTCGATCGCGGCTTCTGGACCGTCACCATCGCCCACATCACCTTCTCGATGTGCTTCGTCGCGGTCGTCGTGCAGTCGCGCCTCGTCACCTTCGATCGTTCGCTCGAGGAAGCGGCGATGGATCTCGGCTGTCCGCCCTTCAAGACGTTCTTCGTCGTCACCCTGCCGATCATCCTGCCGGCTGTCATCGCGGGCTGGATGCTGGCCTTCACCCTGTCGCTGGACGATCTCGTCATCGCCAGCTTCACCACCGGGCCCGGGGCGACGACGCTGCCGATGCGGATCTATTCATCGGTCCGGCTCGGGGTGACGCCCGAGATCAACGCCGTCTCGACGGTGCTGATCGCCGTCGTCACGGTCGGCGTCGTCTCCGCGTCGCTGATCACCAAGCGCCAGGAAGTGGAGCGGCAAAGGGCCGAGCGGCTCGCCGCCGCGCCGTGA
- a CDS encoding ABC transporter permease subunit, producing MAETGSRSPVRAKGLVVLVPYLWLLAFFLAPFLIVLKISLSQTAIAMPPYVPVFDLAEGLSGLWESIRQLSFDNYVFLTTDDLYIRSYLSSLWIAGVSTALLLAIGYPIAYGMARAPRAWRPTLVMLVILPFWTSFLIRVYAWIGILSREGLLNSFLSWLGLIDSPLTILSTNTAVYIGIVYSYLPFMVLPLYAALERMDDTLLEAAADLGCPPLKAFWVVTFPLSLPGVIAGCLLVFIPAVGEFVIPDLLGGSDTLMIGKTLWAEFFANRDWPLASAVAVVLLLILVVPIVIFQNMQQRQQERER from the coding sequence ATGGCCGAGACCGGCTCCAGATCCCCGGTTCGCGCGAAGGGCCTCGTCGTCCTCGTTCCCTATCTCTGGCTGCTCGCCTTCTTTCTCGCGCCGTTTCTGATCGTCCTGAAGATCTCGCTGTCGCAGACAGCGATCGCGATGCCGCCCTATGTGCCAGTCTTTGACCTGGCGGAGGGGCTTTCCGGACTGTGGGAGAGCATCAGGCAGCTCTCCTTCGACAACTACGTCTTCCTGACCACCGACGACCTGTACATCCGCTCCTACCTGTCGAGCCTGTGGATCGCCGGAGTGTCGACGGCGCTGCTGCTGGCGATCGGCTACCCGATCGCCTACGGCATGGCCCGCGCGCCGCGGGCGTGGCGGCCGACGCTCGTGATGCTGGTCATCCTGCCGTTCTGGACGAGCTTCCTGATCCGGGTCTACGCCTGGATTGGCATCCTCAGCCGCGAGGGCCTGCTCAACTCCTTCCTGTCATGGCTCGGCCTGATCGACAGTCCGCTGACGATCCTGTCGACCAACACCGCTGTCTATATCGGCATCGTCTATTCCTATCTGCCATTCATGGTGCTGCCGCTCTATGCCGCGCTGGAGAGGATGGATGACACGCTGCTGGAGGCGGCCGCCGATCTCGGCTGTCCGCCGCTGAAGGCGTTCTGGGTGGTCACCTTCCCGCTGTCGCTGCCCGGCGTGATCGCCGGCTGCCTGCTCGTCTTCATCCCGGCGGTCGGCGAGTTCGTCATCCCCGATCTGCTCGGCGGCTCCGACACGCTGATGATCGGCAAGACGCTGTGGGCGGAGTTCTTCGCCAACCGCGACTGGCCGCTCGCCTCAGCGGTTGCCGTCGTGCTGCTTCTCATCCTGGTCGTGCCGATCGTGATCTTCCAGAACATGCAGCAGCGCCAGCAGGAGCGCGAGCGATGA
- a CDS encoding ABC transporter ATP-binding protein has product MAAKAIGPIKRAFAPWEDPAARPFIRFEGVTKRFGDFVAVDSLSLDIYEREFFALLGPSGCGKTTLLRMLAGFETPSEGRILLEGSDISTVPPHRRPVNMMFQSYALFPHMSVEKNIAFGLKQDGLPRDQIEARVAEMLKLVKLEPFARRKPHQLSGGQRQRVALARSLAKRPKVLLLDEPLGALDKKLREETQFELMDLQQQTGLTFVIVTHDQEEAMTVSDRIAVMDHGKLVQVATPAVIYEYPNSRYVADFIGNVNFLEGRISRIGRNDVELVSNDVPCPIVAIHDGDLPATTGDTAWLAIRPEKMRISLDAPEAATRNCVKGEVWDIGYLGDLSIYHVRLPGGQIIKSAVANQTRLVERPIGWDDTVYVSWPDDAGIVLTK; this is encoded by the coding sequence ATGGCGGCGAAGGCCATCGGGCCGATCAAGCGGGCATTCGCGCCCTGGGAGGACCCGGCCGCCCGGCCGTTCATCCGCTTCGAGGGCGTCACCAAGAGGTTCGGCGATTTCGTCGCGGTCGACAGTCTCAGCCTCGACATCTACGAACGCGAGTTCTTCGCGCTGCTCGGCCCGTCCGGCTGCGGCAAGACCACGCTGCTCAGGATGCTGGCAGGCTTCGAGACGCCGAGCGAGGGCCGCATCCTGCTCGAGGGCAGCGACATCTCGACGGTGCCGCCGCACCGGCGCCCGGTCAACATGATGTTCCAGTCCTATGCGCTGTTCCCGCACATGAGCGTGGAGAAGAACATCGCCTTCGGGCTGAAGCAGGACGGCTTGCCGAGAGACCAGATCGAGGCGCGCGTCGCGGAGATGCTGAAGCTGGTCAAGCTCGAGCCCTTCGCGCGGCGCAAGCCGCACCAGCTCTCGGGGGGCCAGCGCCAGCGCGTCGCGCTCGCCCGCTCGCTCGCCAAGCGCCCGAAGGTCCTGCTGCTCGACGAGCCGCTCGGCGCACTGGACAAGAAGCTGCGCGAGGAGACGCAGTTCGAGCTGATGGACCTGCAGCAGCAGACCGGCCTGACCTTCGTCATCGTCACCCACGACCAGGAGGAGGCGATGACCGTGTCCGACCGGATCGCGGTGATGGACCACGGCAAGCTGGTGCAGGTGGCAACGCCGGCCGTGATCTACGAGTATCCGAACTCGCGCTATGTGGCCGACTTCATCGGCAACGTGAACTTCCTCGAAGGCCGGATCAGCCGGATCGGCAGGAACGACGTGGAACTCGTCAGCAACGACGTGCCATGTCCGATCGTGGCGATCCACGACGGCGACCTGCCCGCGACGACGGGTGACACGGCGTGGCTTGCGATCCGGCCGGAGAAGATGCGCATCTCGCTCGACGCGCCCGAGGCAGCAACGCGCAACTGCGTGAAGGGCGAGGTCTGGGACATCGGCTATCTCGGTGACCTGTCGATCTATCACGTCCGGCTTCCGGGCGGGCAGATCATCAAGTCCGCCGTCGCCAACCAGACCCGGCTCGTCGAGCGGCCGATCGGCTGGGACGATACGGTGTATGTGTCCTGGCCGGACGATGCCGGCATCGTGCTGACCAAGTGA
- a CDS encoding polyamine ABC transporter substrate-binding protein — protein sequence MMILKTLATALATGIALTAAAAAQDRVVHVYNWSDYIGPEVLDKFTKATGIRVVYDVFDSNDILETKLLAGGTGYDVVVPTGTFLMRQIQAGVFQPLDKSKLPNLEYQWDEIEQRLAKYDPGNKYAVNYMWGTTGIGYNVAKINERMPDAPVNSWDMVFKPEVISKFQDCGVYFLDAADELIPAALNYLGKDPDSKDPDEIEAAAKLIETVRPYVQKFHSSEYIEALANGNICLAVGWSGDVLQARDRAAEADAGVEIEYVIPKEGAMMWFDNFAIPADAPHVEEAHAFINFMMDPEIAAENSNFVYFANGSKGSQQFLDEEVIGDPAIYPDEETMKRLYTTTPYDPRTQRVVTRAWTRIKSGS from the coding sequence ATGATGATCCTCAAGACACTCGCCACCGCCCTGGCAACCGGAATCGCGCTGACAGCCGCGGCCGCCGCCCAGGATCGGGTGGTCCATGTCTACAACTGGTCCGACTACATCGGGCCGGAGGTGCTCGACAAGTTCACCAAGGCCACGGGGATACGGGTCGTCTACGACGTCTTCGATTCCAACGACATCCTGGAAACCAAGCTGCTCGCCGGCGGCACCGGCTACGATGTGGTGGTGCCGACCGGCACCTTCCTGATGCGGCAGATCCAGGCCGGCGTGTTCCAGCCGCTCGACAAGTCGAAACTGCCCAACCTCGAATATCAGTGGGACGAGATCGAGCAGCGGCTCGCCAAGTACGACCCGGGCAACAAGTATGCCGTGAACTACATGTGGGGCACGACCGGCATCGGCTACAACGTGGCGAAAATCAATGAGCGGATGCCCGACGCGCCCGTCAATTCGTGGGACATGGTGTTCAAGCCGGAGGTCATCTCGAAGTTCCAGGACTGCGGCGTCTATTTCCTGGATGCGGCCGACGAACTGATCCCTGCGGCCCTGAACTACCTCGGCAAGGACCCCGACTCGAAGGATCCGGACGAGATCGAGGCCGCGGCGAAGCTGATCGAGACGGTTCGCCCCTACGTCCAGAAGTTCCACTCCTCGGAATATATCGAGGCGCTGGCGAACGGAAACATCTGCCTGGCGGTTGGCTGGTCGGGCGACGTGCTGCAGGCGCGCGACCGCGCCGCGGAAGCGGATGCGGGCGTCGAGATCGAGTACGTCATCCCCAAGGAGGGGGCGATGATGTGGTTCGACAACTTCGCGATTCCCGCTGACGCGCCGCATGTCGAGGAGGCACATGCCTTCATCAACTTCATGATGGATCCGGAGATCGCGGCGGAGAATTCGAACTTCGTGTACTTCGCCAACGGCAGCAAGGGATCGCAGCAGTTCCTCGACGAGGAGGTGATCGGTGATCCGGCGATCTATCCGGACGAGGAGACGATGAAGCGACTCTACACGACCACGCCCTACGACCCGCGCACGCAGCGGGTGGTGACGCGGGCCTGGACGCGGATCAAGTCGGGGAGCTGA
- a CDS encoding glutamine synthetase family protein, which produces MADPKPRLEPLPQVGEAARFLAANPDIEIVELLLPDTNGVFRGKWVPVGHLEGLFRDGLALAKSVFALDAWGGDVVATGLYHETGDRDGICRPVPGSLRRVPWTARPTAQVMLRMDDEDGSPFFADPRTVLASAVDRLAARGFRPVVAFELEFYLFDDTRPSEVRRGGAPLPVIEGLGPDRTNIYSVSDLRAYGDLFAEIEQAAQAFDVPTDTIISEAAPGQFEINLVHVGDPFAAADQALLLRRIIRQVARRRGLRASFMAKPFADRAGNGMHAHVSLVDGDGRNVFGQRPDGETLLRRAVAGLLDTMHAATLMLVSSYNGFRRLNGAYSPSKALWAENNRYVAVRLPRGSGPARRLEHRVAGADANPQLVLAAILAGIERGLAADLPLPAPVDGDVKAVATEPLPPSMRHALERFERSDWVAEAFGARWRDFYAEIKRQELAGFESYVSPLEYETYL; this is translated from the coding sequence ATGGCAGATCCCAAGCCCCGACTCGAACCGCTGCCCCAGGTTGGCGAGGCCGCGCGTTTTCTTGCCGCCAACCCCGACATCGAGATCGTGGAGCTGCTGCTGCCGGATACCAACGGCGTGTTCCGCGGCAAGTGGGTGCCTGTCGGCCATCTCGAGGGCCTGTTCCGCGACGGCCTGGCGCTGGCCAAGTCGGTGTTCGCCCTGGACGCTTGGGGCGGCGACGTGGTCGCGACGGGCCTCTACCACGAGACCGGGGACCGTGATGGCATCTGCCGGCCCGTACCCGGCAGTCTCCGGCGGGTGCCGTGGACGGCGCGGCCGACGGCGCAGGTGATGTTGCGCATGGACGACGAGGACGGCTCGCCGTTCTTCGCCGATCCGCGTACGGTGCTCGCCTCGGCGGTGGATCGGCTCGCCGCGCGCGGCTTCAGGCCGGTGGTCGCCTTCGAGCTCGAATTCTACCTGTTCGACGACACCCGGCCGTCCGAGGTCCGGCGCGGCGGCGCGCCGTTGCCGGTGATCGAAGGGCTCGGCCCCGACCGCACCAACATCTACTCCGTCTCCGACCTCAGGGCCTATGGCGACCTGTTCGCCGAGATCGAGCAGGCGGCACAGGCCTTCGACGTGCCCACCGACACCATCATCTCGGAGGCCGCACCAGGCCAGTTCGAGATCAATCTGGTGCATGTCGGCGATCCGTTTGCGGCGGCGGACCAGGCGCTCCTGCTGCGCCGCATCATCCGGCAGGTGGCGCGTCGGCGCGGCCTGCGCGCCTCGTTCATGGCCAAGCCGTTCGCCGATCGAGCCGGCAACGGCATGCACGCCCATGTCAGTCTCGTCGATGGCGACGGCCGCAACGTGTTCGGCCAGCGCCCGGACGGCGAGACGCTGCTGCGGCGTGCGGTCGCCGGGCTGCTTGATACCATGCATGCTGCGACGCTGATGCTGGTGTCGAGCTACAACGGCTTCCGTCGCCTCAACGGCGCCTATTCGCCGTCGAAGGCGCTGTGGGCGGAGAACAACCGCTACGTCGCGGTGCGGCTTCCGCGCGGGTCCGGGCCAGCGCGGCGACTGGAGCACCGTGTGGCAGGCGCCGACGCGAATCCGCAGCTGGTGCTGGCGGCGATCCTCGCCGGCATCGAGCGCGGCCTTGCCGCGGACCTGCCACTGCCGGCGCCCGTCGATGGGGACGTGAAGGCGGTGGCCACCGAGCCGCTGCCGCCATCGATGCGGCATGCGCTGGAACGCTTCGAGCGATCCGATTGGGTCGCCGAGGCGTTCGGCGCCAGATGGCGCGACTTCTATGCCGAGATCAAGCGGCAGGAGCTGGCCGGTTTCGAGTCCTATGTCTCGCCGCTCGAGTACGAGACCTATCTCTAG
- a CDS encoding GntR family transcriptional regulator: protein MTEAKTDTLMRETMHERVYRELRARLIGGRVVPGRPVTLRGLAAELGVSPMPVREAVSRLVAERALVMTANRRIAVPQMTQARFDELVIARERLEPEAARRALTTLTRSDVARLRKIDDELERHLANGNVEGYVAANHAFHFAIYRAVPSDVLVPLIESLWLQFGPFMRLVYGRVGTGWLVDYHEQAIAAILARDADALAEAIRSDILDGMRHIGSSVFEDAAEPGLRLRAR, encoded by the coding sequence GTGACGGAGGCGAAAACCGACACGCTGATGCGCGAGACCATGCACGAGCGGGTCTACCGCGAGTTGCGCGCTCGGCTGATCGGCGGACGGGTCGTCCCGGGGCGGCCGGTGACGCTGCGCGGGCTGGCGGCCGAACTCGGCGTCAGCCCGATGCCGGTGCGCGAGGCGGTCAGTCGTCTGGTCGCGGAGCGGGCGCTGGTGATGACCGCCAACCGCCGGATCGCGGTGCCGCAGATGACGCAGGCGCGCTTCGACGAGCTGGTGATCGCCCGTGAGCGGCTGGAGCCGGAGGCCGCCCGGCGCGCCCTCACCACCCTGACGCGCAGCGACGTCGCACGGCTCAGGAAGATCGACGACGAACTCGAGCGGCATCTGGCCAATGGCAATGTCGAGGGCTACGTTGCGGCCAATCACGCGTTTCACTTCGCCATCTACCGGGCCGTTCCCTCCGATGTCCTGGTGCCGCTGATCGAGAGCCTGTGGCTGCAGTTCGGGCCGTTCATGCGGCTTGTCTACGGCCGCGTAGGCACCGGTTGGCTGGTGGATTATCACGAGCAGGCGATTGCCGCGATTCTCGCCCGCGACGCCGACGCGCTGGCCGAGGCGATCCGCTCGGACATTCTCGATGGCATGCGCCACATCGGCTCGAGCGTGTTCGAGGACGCCGCCGAACCTGGCCTCAGGCTGCGTGCGCGTTGA
- a CDS encoding glutamine synthetase family protein: MPRKKVAQTTLDSPRGVASAEEAKAWMASRRIDDVECIVPDQSGVARGKLMPASKFFTGRVMNMPESIFYQTITGDYPQLADVAKLDSADGDLQFNPDFSTLCIVPWEDEPTAQVIHDAFHRDGRPVELAPRHVLRRVQRAFEMRGWKPVVAPEIEFYLVKPNTDPDYPLEPPIGRSGRAETGRKSFSISAVNEFDPLFDDIYDYSEAQGLAIDTLIHEEGAAQMEINLRHGIPLELADQVFLFKRTIREAALKHNIYATFMAKPIAHEPGSAMHIHQSIIDEETGRNVFSNEDGDPTPEFFSFIAGLQEYLPAVMCMLAPYVNSYRRLARFTAAPINIHWGYDNRTVGIRIPPSKPEARRVENRVPSSDANPYLAIAASLACGWLGIENGLTPSEPIKGSARHLPYDLPRGLLEAVAAFEECEPLREVFGDTFVTVYAAIKQEEFETFMRVISPWEREHLLLNV, encoded by the coding sequence ATGCCGAGAAAGAAGGTCGCCCAGACGACGCTCGATTCCCCGCGCGGGGTAGCCTCCGCGGAGGAGGCGAAGGCATGGATGGCGTCGCGCCGCATCGACGACGTCGAATGTATCGTGCCGGACCAGTCCGGGGTGGCACGCGGCAAGCTGATGCCGGCCTCGAAGTTCTTCACCGGCCGGGTCATGAACATGCCGGAGTCGATCTTCTATCAGACCATCACCGGCGACTATCCGCAGCTGGCCGATGTCGCCAAGCTCGATTCCGCCGACGGCGACCTGCAGTTCAATCCCGACTTCTCGACGCTGTGCATCGTCCCCTGGGAGGACGAGCCGACGGCCCAGGTCATCCACGACGCCTTCCACCGCGACGGCCGCCCGGTCGAGCTTGCGCCGCGCCACGTGTTGAGGCGGGTCCAGCGCGCCTTCGAGATGCGCGGCTGGAAGCCGGTGGTGGCGCCTGAGATCGAGTTCTACCTCGTCAAGCCGAACACCGATCCGGACTATCCGCTGGAGCCGCCGATCGGCCGGTCCGGCCGGGCCGAGACCGGGCGCAAGTCGTTCTCGATCTCGGCGGTCAACGAGTTCGATCCGCTGTTCGACGACATCTACGACTATTCCGAGGCGCAGGGTCTGGCGATCGACACGCTGATTCACGAGGAGGGCGCCGCGCAGATGGAGATCAACCTGCGTCACGGCATTCCGCTCGAACTCGCCGACCAGGTATTCCTGTTCAAGCGGACGATCCGCGAGGCGGCGCTGAAGCACAACATCTATGCCACCTTCATGGCCAAGCCGATCGCCCACGAGCCCGGCAGCGCCATGCATATCCACCAGTCGATCATCGACGAGGAAACCGGCCGCAACGTCTTCTCCAACGAGGATGGCGACCCGACGCCGGAATTCTTCTCCTTCATCGCCGGCCTGCAGGAATATCTGCCGGCGGTCATGTGCATGCTCGCCCCTTACGTGAATTCCTATCGGCGCCTGGCGCGCTTCACCGCCGCACCGATCAACATCCACTGGGGCTATGACAACCGTACCGTCGGCATCCGGATTCCCCCCTCCAAGCCGGAGGCCCGGCGCGTCGAGAACCGGGTACCGTCCTCGGACGCCAATCCCTATCTGGCGATCGCTGCCTCGCTCGCCTGCGGCTGGCTCGGCATCGAGAACGGCCTGACGCCGAGCGAGCCGATCAAGGGATCGGCCCGCCACCTTCCCTACGACCTGCCGCGCGGCCTTCTGGAGGCGGTCGCCGCGTTCGAGGAATGCGAGCCGCTGCGCGAGGTCTTCGGCGACACCTTCGTGACCGTCTACGCAGCGATCAAGCAGGAGGAGTTCGAGACGTTCATGCGGGTGATCAGCCCGTGGGAACGCGAGCATCTGCTGCTCAACGTGTGA